In one Shewanella loihica PV-4 genomic region, the following are encoded:
- a CDS encoding DUF3301 domain-containing protein: MMTDFLMIAALVIIAAFFWQLRQMAELSRVFASSECKKQRVQLLAIAMESARPSVGGSSGLTWKAKFLMEFSTDGINQYRAHIWMHGKKIEKIQWPIFPEPEWLQAPEARGSVGGSCGSRGGCNSGGCK; encoded by the coding sequence ATGATGACAGACTTTTTAATGATCGCCGCGCTGGTGATCATTGCCGCCTTCTTCTGGCAATTACGCCAGATGGCCGAACTGAGCCGGGTATTTGCCAGCAGTGAATGCAAGAAGCAGCGAGTGCAACTCCTGGCTATCGCCATGGAATCGGCCCGCCCCAGTGTGGGCGGAAGCAGCGGACTGACCTGGAAAGCCAAGTTCTTGATGGAGTTCAGCACCGACGGTATCAATCAGTATCGCGCCCATATCTGGATGCATGGTAAGAAGATAGAGAAGATTCAGTGGCCAATCTTTCCCGAACCCGAATGGTTGCAAGCCCCTGAGGCGCGAGGTTCTGTCGGCGGTAGTTGTGGCAGTCGCGGCGGTTGCAACTCAGGCGGCTGCAAGTAA